In bacterium, the sequence CTCGACATCCACTACAACCAGGGGCAGGGCATCCGCGTGTTTCACGTGCCGGTCATCGATCCCCTTACGACGTGCGACACGCTCATCGACTGCCTCACGACGATCAAGGGCTGGTCGGACGCGCACCCGGGGCATCACCCGCTTCTCGTTTTCCTGGAGCCGAAGGACGACATCGACTTTCTCAGCCCCTGGCCGGGCCACGGGCCGGAAATTGAAGACGAGGTTCTTACCGTATTTCCAATCGAGCGGATCATCACGCCGGACGAGGTGCGTGGAACGCACGCGACATTACGCGAGGCGATTCTCGCCGACGGCTGGCCGACGCTCGGGCAAACGCGCGGGCGCGTGATCTTCCACGCGCACGATTCGGGCGATTTCCGCACGAGCTACCTCGCGGACTATCCGAATCTCGAAGGCGCGCTGATGTTCACGGACTCGCGCCCGGGCAACGACTGGGCGGGCGTGATGGTGATGAACAGCGCCGAGGGCGATTTCGACGACATCCAGGCCGCCGTCGCCGACGGTTTTATCGTCCGCACGCGCGCGGCCTCGTGCTGCGACGACGCGCGCAACGAGGACTACACGTCGTTCACGTTCGCGCTCGACTCGGGCGCGAATTTCATCAGCACGGATTTCATCCAGCCGACCGAACGCTGGGGGGATTATTACATCGAGATCCCCGACGGCACGCCCTCGCGCTGCAACCCGGTCACCGCGCCCGCCTGGTGCCTGCCGATCGACATCGAGGCGTTGCCGTAGGGCACGCAATATCGTTTCGACGTCAGAGCCGCAAACGAAGTCGCCCCGCGCCGGGCGGGACGACGAAGTGCGCGGTCGATACCGCACCGGCAATAGCCGCGTTCATCCCGGCGCGAGGCCGACCGCGCACTCCGCTGCGCTCCGTTTGCGGCACTGACGGCGTCATCCGCCCTATCGCCCCCTCTGATACCTGTTCACCGCGTTGACGTGTTCGCGATAGTCGGCGTTGAAAACGTGCGTACCATCGTTGCGCGAAACGAAGTAGACCGCGTTCGTATCCGCGGGCCAGAGCGCGGCCAAAAGCGCGTCGCGGCCCGGGCTGGCGATCGGGCCGGGCGGCAAACCCGCGCGCACGTACGTGTTGTAGGGCGAGTCCACGAGCATGTTGCGGCGGTTGAGGTCGCCCGCGTATTTTTCGCCGAGCGCGTAGATCACCGTCGGATCGCTTTGCAGGCGCATGCCGCGCGCCAGGCGATTCGAAAACACGCCCGCGATCAGCGCGCGCTCGTGCGGCACGCCGGTCTCCTTTTCCACGATGCTGGCGAGCGTGACGATCTCGTGCATCGTGCGCCCGCGCGCGTTTTGACGCGCGCGCATCGGATCGTCGTACACCTCGAAAAAACGCTCGACCATGCGGGTCAGGATCGTCTTGGCGCCCTCGCCGCGCACGTAGTGGTACGTGTCGGGGAACAAATAGCCCTCGAGCCGCGCGGCGGGCACGCCAAGCGAACGCGCGAATTCGGCGCTCGAAATCAGCGTTTCGACGACCGGGCGCGTGTCGATGCCGCTTTCGACGATCATCGCGGCGATACGGCGCATCGCGGTCCCCTCGGGCACGACGAGCCGATGCTGGATTTCGGGGCCGAAAACGAGCGCGTTCAGCACCTCGTCCGGACGCACGCCGCGCGGCACGGCGAACTCGCCCGCGCGCACCTTGGCCGCGAGTCCGCGCGCCTTGGCGAGCCCCATGAAAACGCGCGCGGACGGAATGAGTCCCTCGTCTTCCAGCCGTCGCGCGATCGCCGATAGCGGTGTGCCGGGTTCGATGACGATCGCCGCCGGCGGGCCGGGATCGGTGGCTCCGAACCACGCCTCGGTGACGGCGAAAACGGCGATGCCTGCGATAATCGCAAGCACGGCGAGAATCGCGAAGACGCGATAAAAGCGCCGCCGGCGGACGCCGCCCGCCACCAACATTCTGGTGCCGCCGAAGCGCATCGGCGTCTTTCGCCCGGGCGCCGCGCGTGAGCCTTTCGGCACTGTCACGATCCGGCCTCGCGGTCGAGCCAGTCCTGCAGGATGTTCACCGCGGCCATGAGGTCGGCGAGCCGTTTGCGCTTGTCGCGCCTGATCTTTCGCTCGGCCATCAGCGCATGCGCCACGGAGGTCGTGAGCCGCTCGTCGACAAGCTCCACGGGACCGTCGAATTGCGCGGCGATTTTTTCGGCGAGCGAACGCGCGCGCGTCGAGCCGGGGCTTTCGCGACCGTCCATGTGCAGCGGCAGGCCGATCAGGATCGCCACCGCCTCCTCGCGCCGCGCCAGATCCGCGATCGCCGCCGCGTCGGTCGCCTCGTCTTTCGCGGGCAGCACGACAAGCGGATGCGCCAGCATGCGCAGCGCGTCCGAGACCGCCACGCCGTGACGCACCGTGCCGGGATCGACGGCAAGCACGCGGCCGGGATCGCTCACGCACGCTCCCGGGCGGCGAGGTTCACGACCTGCGTCACCTTGTGCGTCAGCGGATCGCGCTCGATTTCGGCGGCGGTTTCGAAAGTGCGCTCCATGTCCGGCGTCACGCCGTGCCGTCCTAGATATTCCATCAACACGCGGTCCATGTCCGATCGCACCGCGACCGGGTCGTGGCCGGTCTCGGTCACGTAACGCATGCGCAGCCGCGCCGGCGATTCCTCGACGATCTGATACTGGCGCAGGCCGGGTACCTCCATGAACGCGGTCAAAAGCGGCGTCGGCAGGATCGTCACCTTGCCGCCCGCGCGCCCCGCGAGGCGAAGCGTATGATTCGAGCGCCCGCCGATGTCGATTGTCGCGAGCGGCGAGCCGCACGGGCACGGCGTCTCGTCGATCGTCACCGCGTCGGAGATCTCGTAGCGAATGATCGGTTGCAGGAAGTTGTACAGGCACGTCAGGAAGATGCGCTCGCCGCGCACGCCCGGCGGCACGGGCTCGCCGTCGGCGTCCACGCTTTCGATGACGATCCAGTCCTCGTTCAAGTGGTGGCGGCCCTCCGGGCAGGTCGCGGAGATGCCGATCGCCTCCGTGCAGGCGTACACGTCGATGATGTTCGCCTTCGGCCACGCGCGCCCGATCGCCGCGCGGGCGGAGGCCGCGAACGGCTCGCCCGCCCCCGTCACGATGCGCGGTTTCGCGCGAAACGCGCCGGCTTCGGCGCGGCGCGCGAGCTCCTCGAGCATCGTCGGATAGGCGTGGATCGCGAACGGCTTGATCGCCTGGATCCCGGCGGCGATGCGGTCGATCGGATCGGTGATCTCCACGACGCGAACGTCCACGATGCGCGCGAAACCCGGCGGCGCGATCCGCGGCATCAGCACGCTCGCGAAATGCCCGTGCGTCGGGATGACCATCGCCGCGCGCAGCGGCGCAAGCGGCGCGGCCAAAACGCGCGGCCACGCCCAGCCGAACGACGGCGTGTAGCCGATGGCGAACGAGAGCGCGAGCGCGGTCTCCCACGCGAACGCGTCGTAGCAGAACACGCCGCGAAGGCCCGTGGAGCCGGAGGTGTGCGCGACGACGTAGCGCCCGCGAAGCAGGTCGCCCACGCGATGCGGGTCCGACGTGAACTCGAGGACATCCTCATGGCGCACCGACGGATCGGTAATGACGCCGTCGAACGATTCCATCATCCGCGTCTTCGTGCAGGCAGCAAACTCCGAAAGACGAGGATTATCCGGATCGCGCACATTCGCGCGATCGGCGTAAAAAGGGCAGCGCTTGAGGGCAAAGCGCAGCAGCACACGCAGGTTGCGGTCGCGCTCGGCCAACACGGCCTCGCGACGGCCGCGTCGCAAGCGCTCCATCCGATGAATGCGGCCCAGGATGCGCCAGAAGCGTGGAAACTCCGGCGGATCGCGGCGCGCGGGTACGTTTGGCGTCATCGTCGTGACGCGGGTTTCGCGGTCGCTCACGGCGTCCCCGGCGCACGGTCCGGCCACGGCGGCGCGCTCGCGGTAAATTCCAGAATCACGATTTCCGGTCTGACGCCGATCCGGATCGGCAGGTGCGTCCATCCAAGACCCTTTGAGACGTAGAGGTCGGCGTCGCCGACGCGATATGGCCCGTAAAGATAACGCGCCCGTTCGCTGCCGATAAGCAGGCGATGGATCAGGTGCGGCGCCAACGCCTGCCCGCCGTGCGTATCGCCGGACAAAACCAGGTCCGCGCCCGCCGCCGCGAACTCGACCGCGCTTTCGGGGAAGTGCGTCAGGGCGATGACCGGCCGTCCCTCGGGCGTCGCTTTTATCCACGACAGATCGTCCGGGTGCGATGTCACGTCTGACGCCCACAGATCGGCGGCGCCGCGCGGCCCGCGCAACGTCACCACCTGATCGCGCAGAACGCGCACGGGCAGATCGTCGCGCACCTCCCAAGCGCCGGGCTTGTGGCAATAGATGCAGCTTCGCGTGTCCTTGCGATATTCGGCGTCGCCGAGCACCGCAAACGCACCTCCCGGAACGCGAATGCGCTCAAAAAATTCGATCGACGGCTCGGCCGGCCCGCCGTAGGGGCGCAGATCGCCCGCGATGAGAACGAAGTCCGGGCGCTCGCGCTCGATAGTCCGGATCACGCGATTCTCGCGCGCGTATTGACCGCGGACATGGATGTCGGAAAGAACGAGGGCCGTCGTGCCGTCAAGCGCGGCGCCGACGGACCCGCCGACCTCGATGCGGCGGATCTCGACATCCGAGGCGTCCACGAGGTTCTTGTAAACGAAAAGAGCCAGCGCCACGCCCGCGATCGCGAAGCCCCATTTCAGACACCGGACGGCGATACGCGTCACGGCGCTTCCGCCAGGCGCGCCGTCGCAAGCGAGGTGTATTCGCCGCCGG encodes:
- a CDS encoding phosphatidylinositol-specific phospholipase C1-like protein gives rise to the protein MRIKARALVFFVALMAFAVSTAGCACGGDDDDDGAAPGGDDDSSVDDDADDDDADDDDDLDDDDLDDDDLDDDDTSDDDAGDDDASDDDTFDDDTFDDDSVEYPNDDELTINDVQALGTHNSYHIEPPFFPWPDYLYTDAPLDEQLDIGVRQFELDIHYNQGQGIRVFHVPVIDPLTTCDTLIDCLTTIKGWSDAHPGHHPLLVFLEPKDDIDFLSPWPGHGPEIEDEVLTVFPIERIITPDEVRGTHATLREAILADGWPTLGQTRGRVIFHAHDSGDFRTSYLADYPNLEGALMFTDSRPGNDWAGVMVMNSAEGDFDDIQAAVADGFIVRTRAASCCDDARNEDYTSFTFALDSGANFISTDFIQPTERWGDYYIEIPDGTPSRCNPVTAPAWCLPIDIEALP
- the mltG gene encoding endolytic transglycosylase MltG, encoding MTVPKGSRAAPGRKTPMRFGGTRMLVAGGVRRRRFYRVFAILAVLAIIAGIAVFAVTEAWFGATDPGPPAAIVIEPGTPLSAIARRLEDEGLIPSARVFMGLAKARGLAAKVRAGEFAVPRGVRPDEVLNALVFGPEIQHRLVVPEGTAMRRIAAMIVESGIDTRPVVETLISSAEFARSLGVPAARLEGYLFPDTYHYVRGEGAKTILTRMVERFFEVYDDPMRARQNARGRTMHEIVTLASIVEKETGVPHERALIAGVFSNRLARGMRLQSDPTVIYALGEKYAGDLNRRNMLVDSPYNTYVRAGLPPGPIASPGRDALLAALWPADTNAVYFVSRNDGTHVFNADYREHVNAVNRYQRGR
- the ruvX gene encoding Holliday junction resolvase RuvX, whose protein sequence is MSDPGRVLAVDPGTVRHGVAVSDALRMLAHPLVVLPAKDEATDAAAIADLARREEAVAILIGLPLHMDGRESPGSTRARSLAEKIAAQFDGPVELVDERLTTSVAHALMAERKIRRDKRKRLADLMAAVNILQDWLDREAGS
- a CDS encoding metallophosphoesterase, producing the protein MTRIAVRCLKWGFAIAGVALALFVYKNLVDASDVEIRRIEVGGSVGAALDGTTALVLSDIHVRGQYARENRVIRTIERERPDFVLIAGDLRPYGGPAEPSIEFFERIRVPGGAFAVLGDAEYRKDTRSCIYCHKPGAWEVRDDLPVRVLRDQVVTLRGPRGAADLWASDVTSHPDDLSWIKATPEGRPVIALTHFPESAVEFAAAGADLVLSGDTHGGQALAPHLIHRLLIGSERARYLYGPYRVGDADLYVSKGLGWTHLPIRIGVRPEIVILEFTASAPPWPDRAPGTP